The proteins below are encoded in one region of Hemiscyllium ocellatum isolate sHemOce1 chromosome 27 unlocalized genomic scaffold, sHemOce1.pat.X.cur. SUPER_27_unloc_1, whole genome shotgun sequence:
- the LOC132807142 gene encoding oocyte zinc finger protein XlCOF15-like, translating to MEKPEESCPLGKRWKCDDCGKGFRFPSALETHRRSHTGERPFPCSECRKAFSHYSDLLRHQRVHTGERPFSCLECGKAFSNTSHLLTHRRVHTGEKPFNCPVCQKAFSNSSSLLRHRRVHSGERPFICPECGKAFSYSSNLQTHRRVHTGERPFSCPECGKAFSDSSNLQTHRRVHTGERPFTCPKCRKAFSNSSDLLKHEWVHEEEKPFSCPECGKEFIQVGNLQRHQQVHTRVTPLP from the coding sequence atggagaaacccgaggaatcctgCCCATTGGGCAAACGATGGAAGTGTGATGACTGCGGGAAAGGGTTCCGTTTCccatctgccctggagactcatcggcgcagtcacactggggagaggccgttcccctgcagTGAGTGCAGGAAAGCCTTCAGCCATTACTCCGACCTGCTGAGGcatcagcgggtccacacaggggagaggcccttcagctgccttgAGTGCGGAAAGGCCTTCAGCAATACCTCCCAtttgctgacccaccggcgggtccacacaggggagaagccctTCAACTGCCCTGTATGTCAGaaagccttcagcaattcctcctccctgctgaggcaccggcgAGTCCACTCGGGGGAGAGACCCTTCATctgcccagagtgtgggaaggccttcagctattcttccaacctccagacccaccggcgggtccacacgggggagaggccattcagctgcccagagtgtgggaaggccttcagcgattcctccaacctccagacccaccggcgggtccacacgggggagaggccattcacctgccccaagtgcaggaaggccttcagcaattcctctgatcTGCTGAAGCACGAGTGGGTCCATGAGgaggagaagcccttcagctgccctgagtgcgggaaggaaTTCATTCAGGTGGGCAACTTGCagaggcaccagcaggtccacaccaggGTGACGCCCTtgccctga